One Siniperca chuatsi isolate FFG_IHB_CAS linkage group LG3, ASM2008510v1, whole genome shotgun sequence genomic region harbors:
- the LOC122873545 gene encoding bMERB domain-containing protein 1-like isoform X3: protein MEKKQGSPHQYGSLERTEWTRDSNKPEDDVVSMADSTITVDDIEGELFKIERIRDILVRRESELRYMMDDIQLCKEITRLKKELHKLVSISDNDKSNEDRQKEEELLQQIHKLVETRDFLVDDVEFERLRENEEDKEMADFLKSKFPRNMKKTGVPTKRMPSRGQQASSPFTKTGLTLLKECCGFMCSIM from the exons ATGGAGAAGAAGCAAGGATCTCCTCACCAGTACGGTTCTCTGGAGCGCACTGAATGGACCAGAGACAGCAACAAACCAG AGGACGACGTGGTGTCCATGGCGGACTCCACCATCACAGTGGATGACATTGAGGGGGAGCTCTTTAAGATTGAGAGGATCAGGGACATCCTGGTCAGGAGGGAGTCAGAGCTCAGATACAT GATGGATGACATTCAGCTGTGCAAGGAGATCACTCGCCTGAAGAAGGAGCTGCACAAATTAGTGTCCATATCAG ATAATGACAAGTCCAACGAGGACCGGCAGAAGGAAGAAGAACTACTGCAGCAGATCCACAAACTGGTCGAGACCAGAGATTTCCTGGTGGATGATGTGGAGTTTGAACGACTCAG AGAGAACGAAGAAGATAAAGAAATGGCAGATTTTCTGAAGTCCAAATTTCcaagaaatatgaaaaagacAG GTGTACCAACCAAACGGATGCCATCCCGGGGTCAGCAGGCCTCTTCTCCCTTCACCAAGACAGGCCTCACCCTGCTGAAAGAGTGCTGTGGCTTCATGTGCTCCATCATGTAG
- the LOC122873545 gene encoding bMERB domain-containing protein 1-like isoform X2, translating into MEKKQGSPHQYGSLERTEWTRDSNKPEDDVVSMADSTITVDDIEGELFKIERIRDILVRRESELRYMMDDIQLCKEITRLKKELHKLVSISVGNLGQTLDSQMSCAADNDKSNEDRQKEEELLQQIHKLVETRDFLVDDVEFERLRENEEDKEMADFLKSKFPRNMKKTGVPTKRMPSRGQQASSPFTKTGLTLLKECCGFMCSIM; encoded by the exons ATGGAGAAGAAGCAAGGATCTCCTCACCAGTACGGTTCTCTGGAGCGCACTGAATGGACCAGAGACAGCAACAAACCAG AGGACGACGTGGTGTCCATGGCGGACTCCACCATCACAGTGGATGACATTGAGGGGGAGCTCTTTAAGATTGAGAGGATCAGGGACATCCTGGTCAGGAGGGAGTCAGAGCTCAGATACAT GATGGATGACATTCAGCTGTGCAAGGAGATCACTCGCCTGAAGAAGGAGCTGCACAAATTAGTGTCCATATCAG taGGTAATCTGGGACAAACACTAGATAGTCAGATGTCTTGTGCTGCAGATAATGACAAGTCCAACGAGGACCGGCAGAAGGAAGAAGAACTACTGCAGCAGATCCACAAACTGGTCGAGACCAGAGATTTCCTGGTGGATGATGTGGAGTTTGAACGACTCAG AGAGAACGAAGAAGATAAAGAAATGGCAGATTTTCTGAAGTCCAAATTTCcaagaaatatgaaaaagacAG GTGTACCAACCAAACGGATGCCATCCCGGGGTCAGCAGGCCTCTTCTCCCTTCACCAAGACAGGCCTCACCCTGCTGAAAGAGTGCTGTGGCTTCATGTGCTCCATCATGTAG
- the LOC122873545 gene encoding bMERB domain-containing protein 1-like isoform X1, whose translation MSVSAPCSATLCREETVLQDRYSAKWNNSRADRGDFLQLSLQVFDYLASRRSTILGSQEDDVVSMADSTITVDDIEGELFKIERIRDILVRRESELRYMMDDIQLCKEITRLKKELHKLVSISDNDKSNEDRQKEEELLQQIHKLVETRDFLVDDVEFERLRENEEDKEMADFLKSKFPRNMKKTGVPTKRMPSRGQQASSPFTKTGLTLLKECCGFMCSIM comes from the exons ATGTCTGTCTCGGCCCCATGTTCTGCAACTCTCTGCAGGGAAGAGACAGTTCTCCAGGACCGCTACAGTGCTAAATGGAACAATTCGAGAGCAGACCGTGGTGATTTCCTTCAACTGTCACTGCAGGTCTTTGATTATCTAGCTTCAAGAAGGTCAACCATACTTGGATCTCAGG AGGACGACGTGGTGTCCATGGCGGACTCCACCATCACAGTGGATGACATTGAGGGGGAGCTCTTTAAGATTGAGAGGATCAGGGACATCCTGGTCAGGAGGGAGTCAGAGCTCAGATACAT GATGGATGACATTCAGCTGTGCAAGGAGATCACTCGCCTGAAGAAGGAGCTGCACAAATTAGTGTCCATATCAG ATAATGACAAGTCCAACGAGGACCGGCAGAAGGAAGAAGAACTACTGCAGCAGATCCACAAACTGGTCGAGACCAGAGATTTCCTGGTGGATGATGTGGAGTTTGAACGACTCAG AGAGAACGAAGAAGATAAAGAAATGGCAGATTTTCTGAAGTCCAAATTTCcaagaaatatgaaaaagacAG GTGTACCAACCAAACGGATGCCATCCCGGGGTCAGCAGGCCTCTTCTCCCTTCACCAAGACAGGCCTCACCCTGCTGAAAGAGTGCTGTGGCTTCATGTGCTCCATCATGTAG
- the LOC122873545 gene encoding bMERB domain-containing protein 1-like isoform X4: MADSTITVDDIEGELFKIERIRDILVRRESELRYMMDDIQLCKEITRLKKELHKLVSISVGNLGQTLDSQMSCAADNDKSNEDRQKEEELLQQIHKLVETRDFLVDDVEFERLRENEEDKEMADFLKSKFPRNMKKTGVPTKRMPSRGQQASSPFTKTGLTLLKECCGFMCSIM, encoded by the exons ATGGCGGACTCCACCATCACAGTGGATGACATTGAGGGGGAGCTCTTTAAGATTGAGAGGATCAGGGACATCCTGGTCAGGAGGGAGTCAGAGCTCAGATACAT GATGGATGACATTCAGCTGTGCAAGGAGATCACTCGCCTGAAGAAGGAGCTGCACAAATTAGTGTCCATATCAG taGGTAATCTGGGACAAACACTAGATAGTCAGATGTCTTGTGCTGCAGATAATGACAAGTCCAACGAGGACCGGCAGAAGGAAGAAGAACTACTGCAGCAGATCCACAAACTGGTCGAGACCAGAGATTTCCTGGTGGATGATGTGGAGTTTGAACGACTCAG AGAGAACGAAGAAGATAAAGAAATGGCAGATTTTCTGAAGTCCAAATTTCcaagaaatatgaaaaagacAG GTGTACCAACCAAACGGATGCCATCCCGGGGTCAGCAGGCCTCTTCTCCCTTCACCAAGACAGGCCTCACCCTGCTGAAAGAGTGCTGTGGCTTCATGTGCTCCATCATGTAG